Proteins from one Mercurialis annua linkage group LG7, ddMerAnnu1.2, whole genome shotgun sequence genomic window:
- the LOC126655377 gene encoding LOW QUALITY PROTEIN: NADH-ubiquinone oxidoreductase chain 2 (The sequence of the model RefSeq protein was modified relative to this genomic sequence to represent the inferred CDS: substituted 1 base at 1 genomic stop codon): protein MWAPDIYEGSPTPVTTFLSIAPKISISANISRVSIYGSNGATLQQIFFFCSIASMILGSLAVMAQTKVKRPLAHSSIGHVGYIRTGFSCGTIEGIQSLLIGLFIYTLMTIDAFAIVLALRQTRVKYITDLGALAKTNPVSAITFSISMFSXTGIPPLAGFCSKFYLFFAALGCGAYFLAPVGVLTSVIGRWAAGRLPRVSKFGRPKAVLRAPDT, encoded by the coding sequence ATGTGGGCGCCTGATATCTATGAGGGTTCACCCACCCCGGTAACAACATTCCTTTCTATTGCGCCTAAAATATCTATTTCTGCTAATATTTCACGTGTTTCTATTTATGGTTCCAATGGAGCTACATTGCAACAAATCTTCTTTTTCTGCAGCATTGCTTCTATGATCTTAGGATCACTGGCTGTCATGGCCCAAACGAAAGTAAAAAGACCTCTAGCTCATAGTTCAATTGGACATGTAGGTTATATTCGTACTGGGTTCTCATGTGGAACCATAGAAGGAATTCAATCACTACTAATTGGTCTCTTTATTTATACATTAATGACGATAGATGCATTCGCCATAGTTTTAGCATTACGGCAAACTCGTGTCAAATATATAACGGATTTGGGTGCTCTAGCCAAAACGAATCCTGTTTCGGCTATTACCTTCTCCATTTCTATGTTCTCATAGACAGGAATACCCCCGTTAGCCGGCTTTTGTAGCAAATTCTATTTGTTCTTCGCCGCTTTGGGTTGTGGGGCTTACTTCCTAGCCCCAGTGGGAGTATTGACTAGCGTTATAGGTCGTTGGGCGGCCGGAAGGTTGCCACGAGTAAGTAAGTTTGGGAGACCGAAGGCAGTTCTCCGTGCACCGGACACGTAG